From Methylomonas sp. EFPC3, a single genomic window includes:
- a CDS encoding amine oxidase, with protein MDTQLNARLLQDFACFIAEAKPLLQRQYQQRLAADLASQQWQGCFQRNLVAVLAAFYPQALQQLKALPFDASQVGVENGMSELTGQVLTAFAGFSDELILFAVDKHRTSCALSNFAEEHKPDRDYLNATRREIAGLWKTFALDLNRHFLEGRC; from the coding sequence ATGGATACCCAATTGAACGCCAGGCTTTTGCAGGACTTCGCTTGTTTTATCGCCGAAGCCAAACCTCTATTGCAGCGCCAATATCAACAACGCTTGGCTGCCGATTTGGCGAGCCAACAGTGGCAGGGTTGCTTTCAGCGGAATCTGGTGGCGGTGTTGGCGGCATTTTATCCACAGGCCTTGCAACAGCTGAAAGCCCTGCCGTTCGACGCCAGCCAGGTCGGGGTCGAAAACGGTATGAGCGAACTCACCGGCCAAGTCTTGACCGCATTTGCCGGATTTAGCGACGAGTTGATTTTGTTTGCGGTCGATAAACACCGCACTTCCTGCGCGCTGTCGAATTTTGCGGAAGAACATAAACCGGACCGGGATTACCTGAATGCGACGCGTCGGGAGATTGCCGGTTTATGGAAAACTTTCGCGCTCGATTTGAACCGGCATTTTCTGGAGGGCCGATGCTGA
- a CDS encoding glutathione S-transferase → MLKLYMTPGSCSTGIHILLEELDLVFEAQIVNLLAGDQHKPEFLAINPKATIPVLVKDDGSAITEFQAIAYWLARTYPKAGLLTTDPDQAAQAIELMDYVVVTIHGQGFQRLFVPEKFATDSAQYDQVKRQGTAIVNQALALVARALPEQGYAFGGFGIADAALFYVEFWADRSDIELPVRCRQHYQLMLTRPAVRRVLMEEGYRPG, encoded by the coding sequence ATGCTGAAACTGTATATGACGCCCGGTTCCTGTTCGACCGGCATCCATATTTTGCTGGAAGAACTGGACTTGGTGTTCGAAGCGCAAATCGTCAATCTGCTGGCCGGAGACCAGCATAAGCCCGAGTTTTTGGCGATTAACCCGAAAGCGACGATCCCGGTTTTGGTTAAAGACGACGGTTCGGCCATCACCGAATTCCAGGCCATCGCCTATTGGCTGGCGCGAACTTACCCCAAAGCAGGGCTATTGACGACCGATCCGGATCAGGCCGCGCAAGCGATCGAATTGATGGATTATGTGGTTGTTACGATTCACGGCCAGGGGTTCCAGCGCCTATTCGTGCCGGAGAAATTTGCGACCGATTCTGCCCAGTACGACCAAGTCAAACGGCAGGGGACGGCTATCGTCAATCAGGCTCTGGCTTTGGTGGCGCGGGCTTTGCCGGAGCAGGGCTATGCCTTTGGCGGTTTCGGCATTGCCGACGCCGCGCTGTTTTATGTGGAATTCTGGGCCGACCGATCGGACATCGAGTTGCCGGTGCGTTGTCGGCAGCATTATCAGCTGATGTTGACGCGCCCGGCCGTCAGGCGGGTTTTGATGGAAGAAGGATACCGTCCCGGCTGA